From a single Phalacrocorax carbo chromosome 10, bPhaCar2.1, whole genome shotgun sequence genomic region:
- the VASN gene encoding vasorin, producing MNQLILCTLLLLAPRELAGACPTGCQCQDPRTILCAARRGQTMPTGLPPNTLSLYIFENGITMLNEDSFVGLPALQLLDLSQNKITSIQKNIFQPLTELVNLDLSSNQLQEITNETFHGLRLLERLYLQRNRIQHIHAAAFDTLENLLELKLQNNQLWAVPPLNLPNLLLLDISWNKIPAIAPGAFHAVNIESLKIAGLGLTSLNEELFQAQNNLHELDVSDNLLERVPAVLQRLGSLTKLSLAGNARISQLPAEDFHNLHNLQELDISNLNINTIPRDFSSFFPRLRAMTAAGNPFNCICQMSWLVQWVNASSVILRRPEETRCHFPPKNSGKLLHHLQYADFGCPTTTTTVPPTTLRTTTLTPPAPLPTSSRPAPQPSTAAPTPAARAPQGSSTLLVPFSGPPAPSSPPPPVCPPRTCLNGGTCHLGAQNHLECLCLEGFAGVYCQVEVRGTTTPPATQAPLPSRRISIVQVSSTSLKVDLQNYIQSKAQLKGIRLSYRNLSGPDKRPVMLRLPASLSEYTVRALKPNCTYRVCIGPLGEKVSKEEHCAEAQTLPVSHQQHSPVTQSKDSNLTLMIVPTLAAVLLLVVVVTAGTYYRRQRRAKAHASARVDASPLELEGVKACLENGDLSSHGCKVPEVAMLSSSSECEVPLMQSHYPSNNNTPGLKPSYF from the coding sequence ATGAACCAGCTGATCCTTTGCACGCTGCTTCTCTTAGCCCCcagggagctggctggggcaTGTCCCACAGGCTGCCAGTGCCAAGACCCCAGGACCATCCTGTGTGCAGCCAGGCGGGGCCAGACCATGCCCACGGGGCTGCCCCCCAACACCCTGTCCCTCTACATCTTTGAGAACGGCATCACGATGCTCAACGAGGACAGCTTTGTGGGTCTGCCCGCCCTCCAGCTTTTGGACCTCTCGCAAAACAAGATCACCAGCATCCAGAAAAACATCTTCCAGCCCCTGACAGAGCTTGTCAACTTGGACCTGTCCTCCAACCAGCTGCAGGAGATCACCAATGAGACCTTCCATGGGCTGCGGCTGCTGGAGCGGCTCTACCTACAGCGGAACAGGATCCAGCACATCCATGCTGCTGCCTTCGACACGCTGGAGAACCTGCTGGAGCTGAAACTGCAGAACAACCAGCTCTGGGCTGTGCCCCCCCTCAACCTGCCcaacctcctgctgctggacaTCAGTTGGAACAAGATCCCTGCCATTGCACCAGGGGCCTTCCATGCTGTCAACATTGAGTCCCTGAAGATTGCAGGGCTGGGCCTGACGAGCTTAAACGAGGAGCTCTTCCAGGCCCAGAACAACCTCCACGAGCTGGATGTCTCCGACAACCTGCTGGAGCGTGTCCCGGCGGTGCTGCAGCGGCTGGGGAGTCTCACTAAGCTCAGCCTGGCTGGCAATGCCCGCAtctcccagctgccagcagaggACTTCCACAACCTTCACAACCTCCAGGAGCTGGACATCAGCAACCTCAACATCAACACTATCCCTCGGGATTTCTCCAGCTTCTTCCCCAGGCTGCGGGCCATGACGGCTGCCGGCAACCCCTTCAACTGCATCTGCCAGATGAGCTGGCTGGTGCAGTGGGTGAACGCCAGCAGCGTGATACTCCGGCGGCCGGAGGAGACGCGCTGCcacttccccccaaaaaactccggcaagctcctccaccacctgcagtATGCTGACTTCGgctgccccaccaccaccaccactgtcCCCCCCACTACCCTGCGCACCACCACTCTGACACCGCCTGCACCACTCCCCACCAGCAGCCGCCCAGCACCACAGCCCAGCACTGCCGCTCCCACGCCAGCGgccagggctccccagggcagctccACACTGCTGGTACCCTTCAgcggccccccagcccccagcagtCCGCCACCACCTGTCTGTCCCCCTCGCACGTGTCTGAATGGTGGCACCTGCCACCTGGGTGCTCAAAACCACCTGGAGTGCCTGTGCCTGGAGGGTTTCGCTGGGGTGTACTGCCAGGTGGAGGTGAGGGGAACGACAACGCCCCCGGCCACGCAGGCCCCACTGCCCAGCCGGCGGATCAGCATCGTGCAGGTCAGCAGCACCTCCCTCAAAGTGGACTTGCAGAACTACATCcagtccaaagcacagctgaaGGGCATCCGCCTGAGCTACCGAAATCTCTCCGGGCCGGACAAGCGGCCCGTGATGCTGCGTTTGCCGGCTTCGCTCTCTGAGTACACAGTGCGGGCGCTGAAGCCCAACTGCACCTACCGCGTCTGCATCGGGCCCCTGGGGGAGAAGGTCTCCAAGGAGGAGCACTGTGCCGAGGCACAGACCTTGCCAGTGAGCCACCAGCAGCACTCGCCCGTCACCCAGAGCAAGGACAGCAATCTGACCCTGATGATTGTCCCCACGCTGGCTGCCGTGCTgctgttggtggtggtggtgaccGCCGGCACGTATTACCGCCGGCAACGCCGGGCAAAGGCGCATGCCAGCGCCAGGGTGGATGCCAGCCcgctggagctggagggggtGAAAGCCTGTCTGGAAAATGGGGATTTGAGCAGCCATGGCTGCAAGGTGCCGGAGGTGGCGATGCTTTCCAGCAGCTCTGAGTGTGAGGTCCCGCTGATGCAGTCGCACTACCCCAGCAACAACAACACCCCGGGGCTCAAACCCTCCTACTTCTGA
- the GLIS2 gene encoding zinc finger protein GLIS2 isoform X1 — protein MHSLEEPLDLKLSISKLRAAREKRGPPGPRPRGPQRPDAPPARDGRGGSRGGRRAMPASPSPGLLAHARLVEPRDGHFAAVPVVDLSLSPRSGAESPSGSASLSPERQGSGDLPGPLTPHDFQSLRYIDGLPSSFQFFLPLGAGGALHLPPAAFLPPSKEKRLPPELPLPKQLVCRWSKVPSPPASCPQCNQFFDLLQDLVDHVNDFHVKPEKDAGYCCHWEGCARHGRGFNARYKMLIHIRTHTNEKPHRCPTCNKSFSRLENLKIHNRSHTGEKPYICPYEGCNKRYSNSSDRFKHTRTHYVEKPYSCKMPGCHKRYTDPSSLRKHIKAHGHFVSPEHPEMLKVHPPPKTPLGSAEVPYVNGAQLVIPSPATLFAPPGLPALPIPLAPAPLDLSALGCGAAGALPALPGPILPLNGGPLNLAKSPLLPSPFTAGLGLPVMSLLAGGAKAEGEKGSGAEGRPPKTGKGPESRKERGERTEPGRPRGPPESLALLPGAVLDLSAGVSSGGSPEALPPGWVLIPPGSLLLKPATVN, from the exons ATGCATTCACTGGAGGAGCCGCTGGACCTCAAGCTGAGCATCTCCAAGCTGCGAGCCGCCCGGGAGAAACGGGGTCCCCCCGGCCCCCGACCCCGTGGTCCCCAGCGCCCAGACGCCCCGCCGGCCAGGGATGGCCGAGGCGGGAGCCGGGGGGGTCGCCGGGCCATGCCAGCCTCGCCGTCCCCCGGCCTCCTGGCACACGCCAGGCTGGTGGAGCCGCGGGACGGGCATTTCGCTGCTGTGCCGGTGGTGGATCTCAGCCTCTCGCCCCGCTCTGGCGCGGAGTCTCCATCCGGCAGCGCCTCGCTCTCCCCCGAGCGCCAGGGCAGTGGGGACCTGCCCggccccctcaccccccac GATTTCCAGTCCCTTCGCTACATCGACGGCCTCCCCAGTTCCTTCCAGTTCTTCCTGccgctgggggcagggggggcccTGCACCTGCCCCCCGCTGccttcctgccccccagcaAAGAGAAGCGCCTCCCCCCCGAGCTGCCCCTGCCCAAGCAGCTCGTCTGCCGCTGGTCCAAG gtcccctcacccccagcctcctgcccacagtGCAACCAGTTCTTTGACCTCCTGCAAGACCTGGTGGACCACGTCAATGACTTCCACGTCAAACCTGAGAAGGATGCGGGGTACTGCTGCCACTGGGAGGGCTGTGCCCGCCACGGCAGGGGCTTCAATGCCAG GTACAAGATGCTGATCCACATCCGGACGCACACCAACGAGAAGCCGCATCGCTGCCCCACCTGCAACAAGAGCTTCTCCCGTCTGGAGAACCTGAAAATCCACAACCGCTCACACACAG GCGAGAAGCCCTACATCTGCCCCTACGAAGGCTGCAACAAGCGTTACTCCAACTCCAGCGACCGCTTCAAGCACACCCGTACCCACTACGTGGAGAAGCCCTACTCCTGCAAGATGCCAGGCTGCCACAAGCGCTACACCGATCCTAGCTCTCTCCGCAAGCACATCAAAGCCCATGGCCATTTTGTCTCCCCCGAGCACCCAGAGATGCTCAAGGTCCACCCACCTCCCAAAACGCCCCTGGGTTCGGCAGAGGTGCCCTATGTTAATGGGGCGCAGCTCGTgatccccagccctgccaccctcTTTGCTCCTCCAGGGTTGCCGGCATTGCCAATCCCTTTGGCGCCGGCACCGCTCGACCTCAGCGCCTTGGGCTGCGGGGCTGCtggtgccctgcctgccctgccggGCCCCATCCTGCCCCTCAACGGTGGCCCCTTGAACTTGGCTAAGAGCCCACTGCTGCCCTCGCCCTTcacggcagggctggggctgcccgtCATGTCGCTGCTGGCCGGCGGGGCCAAGGCTGAGGGGGAGAAGGGCAGTGGGGCTGAGGGGCGGCCACCCAAAACAGGCAAGGGGCCAGAGAGCCGGAAGGAGAGGGGCGAAAGGACGGAGCCAGGGCGGCCACGGGGGCCCCCTGAGAGCCTGGCACTGCTGCCGGGGGCTGTGCTTGATCTCTCGGCCGGCGTCAGCTCGGGGGGCAGCCCCGAGGCGCTGCCGCCGGGGTGGGTGCTCATCCCCCCAGGCTCCCTGCTGCTCAAACCTGCCACCGTGAATTGA
- the PAM16 gene encoding mitochondrial import inner membrane translocase subunit TIM16: MGGGGHGHTRDTDKAVSCAPPASCACVAQPRRLAAGPPGATESPGGAVPGGRRRSVPPCPLWLLRPSLPDPVTAGGGSGGGDMAKYLAQIILVGAQVVGRAFMRALRQEFAASRAAADARGRSERPQSAAASRIIGISLQEAQQILNVSNLNPEEIQKNYDHLFKVNDKSVGGSFYLQSKVVRAKERLDEELRIQAKDEKEKGWKAET, from the exons atggggggggggggtcacgggCACACGCGGGACACGGACAAGGCCGTCTCCTGCGCTCCGCCCGCCTCCTGCGCATGCGTagcgcagccccgccggctAGCGGCGGGACCTCCGGGGGCGACGGAGTCGCCAGGGGGCGCTGTGCCCGGCGGGAGGAGGCGCTCCGTCCCGCCCTGCCCTCTGTGGCTGCTACGACCTTCGCTCCCTGACCCCGTGACCGCCGGGGGCGGAAGCGGCGGCGGGGACATg GCCAAGTACCTGGCGCAGATTATCCTGGTGGGGGCCCAGGTGGTGGGACGGGCCTTCATGCGGGCGCTGCGCCAGGAGTTCGCAG CGAGCCGAGCGGCGGCAGACGCGCGAGGGCGTTCAGAGCGGCCCCAGTCCGCCGCCGCCTCCAGGATCATCGGCATCAGCCTCCAGGAAGCTCAGCAGATCCTCAATGTCTCAAACCTCAACCCGGAGGAGATCCAGAAG AACTACGACCACTTGTTCAAAGTGAACGACAAGTCAGTGGGAGGCTCCTTCTACCTACAGTCCAAG GTGGTGAGAGCCAAGGAGCGGCTGGATGAGGAACTCCGCATCCAGGCCAAGGATGAGAAGGAGAAGGGGTGGAAAGCTGAGACGTGA
- the GLIS2 gene encoding zinc finger protein GLIS2 isoform X2 gives MHSLEEPLDLKLSISKLRAAREKRGPPGPRPRGPQRPDAPPARDGRGGSRGGRRAMPASPSPGLLAHARLVEPRDGHFAAVPVVDLSLSPRSGAESPSGSASLSPERQGSGDLPGPLTPHDFQSLRYIDGLPSSFQFFLPLGAGGALHLPPAAFLPPSKEKRLPPELPLPKQLVCRWSKCNQFFDLLQDLVDHVNDFHVKPEKDAGYCCHWEGCARHGRGFNARYKMLIHIRTHTNEKPHRCPTCNKSFSRLENLKIHNRSHTGEKPYICPYEGCNKRYSNSSDRFKHTRTHYVEKPYSCKMPGCHKRYTDPSSLRKHIKAHGHFVSPEHPEMLKVHPPPKTPLGSAEVPYVNGAQLVIPSPATLFAPPGLPALPIPLAPAPLDLSALGCGAAGALPALPGPILPLNGGPLNLAKSPLLPSPFTAGLGLPVMSLLAGGAKAEGEKGSGAEGRPPKTGKGPESRKERGERTEPGRPRGPPESLALLPGAVLDLSAGVSSGGSPEALPPGWVLIPPGSLLLKPATVN, from the exons ATGCATTCACTGGAGGAGCCGCTGGACCTCAAGCTGAGCATCTCCAAGCTGCGAGCCGCCCGGGAGAAACGGGGTCCCCCCGGCCCCCGACCCCGTGGTCCCCAGCGCCCAGACGCCCCGCCGGCCAGGGATGGCCGAGGCGGGAGCCGGGGGGGTCGCCGGGCCATGCCAGCCTCGCCGTCCCCCGGCCTCCTGGCACACGCCAGGCTGGTGGAGCCGCGGGACGGGCATTTCGCTGCTGTGCCGGTGGTGGATCTCAGCCTCTCGCCCCGCTCTGGCGCGGAGTCTCCATCCGGCAGCGCCTCGCTCTCCCCCGAGCGCCAGGGCAGTGGGGACCTGCCCggccccctcaccccccac GATTTCCAGTCCCTTCGCTACATCGACGGCCTCCCCAGTTCCTTCCAGTTCTTCCTGccgctgggggcagggggggcccTGCACCTGCCCCCCGCTGccttcctgccccccagcaAAGAGAAGCGCCTCCCCCCCGAGCTGCCCCTGCCCAAGCAGCTCGTCTGCCGCTGGTCCAAG tGCAACCAGTTCTTTGACCTCCTGCAAGACCTGGTGGACCACGTCAATGACTTCCACGTCAAACCTGAGAAGGATGCGGGGTACTGCTGCCACTGGGAGGGCTGTGCCCGCCACGGCAGGGGCTTCAATGCCAG GTACAAGATGCTGATCCACATCCGGACGCACACCAACGAGAAGCCGCATCGCTGCCCCACCTGCAACAAGAGCTTCTCCCGTCTGGAGAACCTGAAAATCCACAACCGCTCACACACAG GCGAGAAGCCCTACATCTGCCCCTACGAAGGCTGCAACAAGCGTTACTCCAACTCCAGCGACCGCTTCAAGCACACCCGTACCCACTACGTGGAGAAGCCCTACTCCTGCAAGATGCCAGGCTGCCACAAGCGCTACACCGATCCTAGCTCTCTCCGCAAGCACATCAAAGCCCATGGCCATTTTGTCTCCCCCGAGCACCCAGAGATGCTCAAGGTCCACCCACCTCCCAAAACGCCCCTGGGTTCGGCAGAGGTGCCCTATGTTAATGGGGCGCAGCTCGTgatccccagccctgccaccctcTTTGCTCCTCCAGGGTTGCCGGCATTGCCAATCCCTTTGGCGCCGGCACCGCTCGACCTCAGCGCCTTGGGCTGCGGGGCTGCtggtgccctgcctgccctgccggGCCCCATCCTGCCCCTCAACGGTGGCCCCTTGAACTTGGCTAAGAGCCCACTGCTGCCCTCGCCCTTcacggcagggctggggctgcccgtCATGTCGCTGCTGGCCGGCGGGGCCAAGGCTGAGGGGGAGAAGGGCAGTGGGGCTGAGGGGCGGCCACCCAAAACAGGCAAGGGGCCAGAGAGCCGGAAGGAGAGGGGCGAAAGGACGGAGCCAGGGCGGCCACGGGGGCCCCCTGAGAGCCTGGCACTGCTGCCGGGGGCTGTGCTTGATCTCTCGGCCGGCGTCAGCTCGGGGGGCAGCCCCGAGGCGCTGCCGCCGGGGTGGGTGCTCATCCCCCCAGGCTCCCTGCTGCTCAAACCTGCCACCGTGAATTGA